DNA sequence from the Candidatus Schekmanbacteria bacterium RIFCSPLOWO2_02_FULL_38_14 genome:
GTTGTTTCATGTTTTCTTGAAAATTTTAAAAGGTTAGAGATGATATTCTTGCATCTGTTTGACTGCTCATAAATTATTTTTAACCTTTCCGCAGTCTTTGCTCCATGGCTGCTGTCCTTTAGGAGAAGCTCTGAATACCCAATAATTCCTGTGAGAGGGTTGTTGAGTTCGTGGGCAACTCCGGATATGAGTCTTCCTGTTGCAGAGAGCTTTTCTGCCTGGAAGAGCTGTTCCTGAAGCAGTCTCATTTCCCTCATGTCCCTGAAAACAGCCATTACTGCAAAGAAATTGCCGTTTTTATCTTTAAGCAAAGTTCTTCGCGAGCTTGCAGGTATCAGCTCTCCGTTTTTTGCAAACAGGTCTACTTCCCATATTGTATTATCAGATTGTTCTTCTTTGAATTTTGCAAAAGATTTCTTGATATTATTTTTGTTGGTTTTAGGATAATATTTTGTTCCGTATTTTCCAATAAGTTCTTCGCCCTTATATCCCAGCAGTTTGCAGAAGTATTGATTGACCCGGAGGATTTTGCCATTCAAATCAGTCACAACCATTCCATCAGACATAGATGAAAAAACAATGCTTAAAAATTCTTCTGATTTCATTAAAGCGTCCTCTGCATGCTTGCGCTCTTCTTCCACTCCAATTGCTGAGGCGAGAATTCCAATGAGCTTTTTGTCTTCTTCGCTTGGAACGAAGTCCTGTTGAAAAACGACGCAGAGTGAACCAACATAGGCTCCACTAAATTTTACTGCCTTCCCAATGTAGCTCTGCAATTTGTAGCGAGTAACGTAGGGATCTGTTTTTGCGTATGGGCTCTCCAAGAGATTCCGTAAAACGAAAACTTCATCACTGTGCTTATTGATTATGTCATAACAAATGTGTCCCTCAGGGTTATCTGCAGGATTATAGTCAGAAGGCACATTCCATTGTCCCCAAGAGCAGAGGGTTCCTTTATCAAGGCGGTTGTAGAGTGCAGCAGTTGCTCCAAATGATTCTCCACAAAGCGCAGTAAGATGATTGATGTTTTCAAGTGCATTCTTTCCAAAGTTTAAAAAGCACTCATTAACCTTTGCCAGTCGTTCTTCCATTCGTTTCCGGTCAGTAATATCCCGACACAGACTTAATATTTTTTTACCTTCTGGAGTTTCAATTACAGTAGCGTTAATTTCAATCGGTGTTATATTGCCATTTTTGTCCACATAATCAATCTCAAGATTTCTAACAAATCCCTTTAGACCACATTTCTTTACCTCTTCTGCATTTCGCTCCAGGTCATACTCTGCTGTCCATTCGATTACGCTTCGCCCTAATATTTCATCCAGAGAGTGATGCCCTGATAATTTTACATATTCTGAATTTGCATCAACGACTCTGCCCTGTAAATCTACAATCAGATACCCCGTATTTGTAGTTTCAATCAGGGTTCTATACTTTTCTTCACTTTTACCCAGTGTCTTTTCAAACTCGGCGCGCTCCTTTTCCCATTTGCGTATTGCCCATATTGAAAGTATCCACGATATAAAAACAACAATCCCGCCCAGCAGGCTTGTAGCAAAGAAAAACAGACGGGTCTTTTTCGCTTCTCTCAGAGAATCTTTCAACTCTGTTTTCAAATATTCAACTGCCTTATCTATGCCTTGAGAATAAATCCTCTTTTGCTCATTGTATTCTGTTCCGTTAAAGATTTCCAATGCCTCTGATGACCTTCCATTGCGAACCAAAGCAAATGCTTTCCTCTCCATTTCAACAAGTTTCCTGTTTGCATTCTCTGTTTCCTTTATGCAGTCAGCAACCTCAGAGGCTTCCTGGAAGATAGCAATGGTCTTTTTAATCAGCTCGTCTAACTCCTTTTCTGCTTTATTATATCTTTTTTCATATTTAATGTCTCCGGTTGCTGCTGCCATTTTTGCAGACATGGTCAGCATCTCGTCATAAAAGAGAATTTTTTCAGTATTGCCTACAAAGATAAAATTTCTTTTCTGGATTTTCTCATCAGTTTTCTGGAAAGAAAAGAACTCCCATCCAATAACTGCGATAAGGAGAATGGTTACAGCTAATGCTGCTGTGAGGGAGATGAATACTAATCTTTGGAAACCTTTATTGTCCATAATGCTTAGCAGTAAATATTTTTTTGCAGAAGAAAATCCACATTGATTTATTAGATTAAAACAAAATATAGTTGAAGTCAATGAATTTGATATGGCACTATATAAGGCTGATAGATTGAAAAGAAAGACAGGGCTAATATATAATATTTTTTCATTAAGGAGATAATATTTATGAATGAGTTCAAGACAAGTGATATCTGGATGATATTTAAAATAATGGGAGAGTTTGTTGAGGGTTTTGAGCACTTTAAGGATATAGGTCCTGCTGTATCGATATTTGGAAGCGCGAGGCTAAAAAAGAATAATAAATATTACAGGCTTGCCCAGAAGGTTTCTGAGGCTCTTTCAAAAGAAGGTTTTTCAGTCATTACAGGAGGAGGACCGGGAATAATGGAGGCTTCAAACTTGGGGGCAAGAAAGGGGAAAGGAAAATCCATTGGATTAAATATAGTGCTCCCTCAGGAACAGGTTCCAAACAAGTATGCAAATGTGTCAATGACTTTTGATTATTTTTTTGCAAGAAAAGTAATGTTTGTTAAATATGCCTGCGGATATGTGATTTTCCCCGGAGGATTCGGGACAATGGATGAAGTCTTTGAAGCCCTGACTCTCATCCAGACCGGAAAAATATCAAACTTTCCTGTAATTCTTGTAGGGAAAAAATACTGGTCAGGCTTAATAAAATGGATTAAAACAGTGATGTTAAAAGGAGGGACTATTTCAGCTGAAGATTTAAATCTTTTATACCTCACTAATGATCCTCAGGAAGTAATAAAACTTATATCCAATTTCTATAAAGAAAATGGGATTAAAGAAGAATACAAAAGATTCAGGGTTATGATGTGAGTTTTCTGAAAGCCTCAAAGATTACATCTCCGTCCTCGGACCTTTCAGGGTGGAATTGTGTTGCAATCATTGGGTAATCTTTTAACTCTATCATTTCTATTGCTTTGTCTTCAGCCTCAGCGATTGAAATCAGGTTTTCCCCGAGCTTTCCTACTGCCTGATGATGGGATGTTCCGACTTTTAAAAACTCAGCATTGCTCAGTTTTTTAAAGAGGGAATCATTTTTGATTTTAAGCAGATGGGCATTGGGTCTGTTGTCTCTTTTATGGCTTTTAAATC
Encoded proteins:
- a CDS encoding Rossman fold protein, TIGR00730 family; this translates as MNEFKTSDIWMIFKIMGEFVEGFEHFKDIGPAVSIFGSARLKKNNKYYRLAQKVSEALSKEGFSVITGGGPGIMEASNLGARKGKGKSIGLNIVLPQEQVPNKYANVSMTFDYFFARKVMFVKYACGYVIFPGGFGTMDEVFEALTLIQTGKISNFPVILVGKKYWSGLIKWIKTVMLKGGTISAEDLNLLYLTNDPQEVIKLISNFYKENGIKEEYKRFRVMM